A genomic region of Miscanthus floridulus cultivar M001 chromosome 3, ASM1932011v1, whole genome shotgun sequence contains the following coding sequences:
- the LOC136545203 gene encoding uncharacterized protein — MQRSNAPSSVCATITFEEALRREMEYRKWVERTHPHLLVGICGAPEMQRDASTGSVPDVIKRKLAPETSVPPQQSSFSCVTGQKQPQNWYPSKKKVKVPHLPSQILQCPRPNVVPSFWCKICKVDCVTEFNFGAHIGGKKHKAKKLEILGKRNAGTPSSQCAAGNRNPVQNGHAVSGNRNNELNVASSITAGPNCDLSSESRTNGTEES; from the exons ATGCAGAGATCTAATGCACCATCATCGGTTTGTGCTACCATCACCTTCGAGGAGGCTCTGAGGAGGGAGATGGAGTACCGCAAGTGGGTGGAGAGGACCCACCCGCATCTGCTCGTTGGAATTTGTGGAGCCCCTGAAATGCAGAGA GATGCCAGTACAGGATCAGTACCTGATGTGATTAAGAGAAAATTAGCTCCTGAGACCAGTGTGCCTCCACAGCAGTCTAGTTTCAGTTGTGTAACTGGACAGAAACAGCCTCAAAATTGGTATCCCTCAAAGAAAAAGGTGAAAGTTCCGCATCTTCCATCACAGATTCTGCAGTGCCCCAGACCAAATGTGGTGCCATCCTTTTGGTGCAAAATTTGCAAGGTTGATTGTGTCACTGAGTTCAATTTCGGCGCTCATATTGGAGGCAAAAAACATAAGGCCAAAAAACTAGAGATTCTAGGTAAAAGGAATGCTGGAACACCTTCTAGCCAATGTGCAGCAGGTAACAGGAACCCTGTACAAAATGGCCATGCAGTTTCTGGAAACAGAAACAATGAACTGAATGTGGCTAGCAGCATTACTGCTGGACCAAACTGTGATCTATCATCTGAAAGCAGAACTAATGGAACAGAAGAAAGCTGA